In the Candidatus Tisiphia endosymbiont of Melanophora roralis genome, TTCCAAGGAGAATTTAGTCATGAACAAATGTCTTTAAAAACATTATAACATTAGCTATATCTTGAGGTTTATTTAAACCAGCAAAAGTCATCTTTGTACCAGGTATATATTGACTAGGTTTATGCAAAAAATGAAATAAACTTTCTTCATCCCAAATTCCCCCTTTACTGGATAAAGCACTTGAATATTTATAATTCTCTGCTTTAGCTTTTTCTGCCCCAACGATATTCCATAGATGTGGTCCAACCTTATTAGCTTTACTCTTATCAAGAGAATGGCACATTAGGCATTTTTTTGCTATCTCCCTTCCTGCTTCAGCATTAGCAGTTTTCATCAATTCTTCTATATTCACTGGTGCTTCTACGGCAACCTTAGCGTCAAGGTCACTATGAGAATCCTCTGTTACTTCTACACTATAACCTCGAGATTCAGGATGTAAAACAGGCTTATACAAAATATTTGTTATAAACCCTACCATCATTGCAATTAAACTGGCTAACAAAATAGAAGCAACAATTTTATTTAATTCTATTCCAGACATATTTAGGTCGTCTCCGTAGAGAGAATATGTATACTCGGTGAACTTCAAGAATTGGCGTTCCCGCGACCAAAGATCGAAGCTGCTCACGTACTAATGTACGCCTAGCAGCTCGACTTTGACACTCCTAGCTCTTCTTGAAGTTATACTATCGTCTACCAACTCTTCATTTACGAACAGTATATTATCTTAGAACCATTTTTATACTGGAGCGGGTGAAGGGATTCGAACCCTCGACTTCGACCTTGGCAAGGTAGCGCTCTACCCCTGAGCTACACCCGCTTTTAAAAGGCTCACTTATATAAAAACAAGTCATGAATATAAGGAAATACTGTAAAAAGATCAAGAAGAAATAACATAAAAAGAAATTTAATTTTAATC is a window encoding:
- a CDS encoding c-type cytochrome, with translation MSGIELNKIVASILLASLIAMMVGFITNILYKPVLHPESRGYSVEVTEDSHSDLDAKVAVEAPVNIEELMKTANAEAGREIAKKCLMCHSLDKSKANKVGPHLWNIVGAEKAKAENYKYSSALSSKGGIWDEESLFHFLHKPSQYIPGTKMTFAGLNKPQDIANVIMFLKTFVHD